The proteins below come from a single Benincasa hispida cultivar B227 chromosome 4, ASM972705v1, whole genome shotgun sequence genomic window:
- the LOC120076654 gene encoding uncharacterized protein CG45076, with the protein MATTKAKENSGLGKERRITAPSSVTIPTHTPTKRTPKSSPRGLISSTDPKLSSSSPSPSSSSSSSTLSLSVLPEKHIPNYLKSTASSRHDHNFKPVTRSKSGPAPIPEGKPSLNRRRSFDKPPSTAPRLGKPFRSPGPRNRAAHVPVRSSSFGAKPSTTTIVNSTKPGFLDRSSSKISKVGGKPQQPIHSLKSSNSNVKKSLKRESSNAAASASVSASASASASASAEIVPKTKNAVEHVDHSPSFVLGVNEEDLKKIECELDPYLPDPMPELDKQLRIDQVEKKAVLDKDEADTETFKVVVANKEVEEIPEAAETEISLTNRERDEVEGEEEKPERIAVEKEEVVGSEEINTNNKNDQEKSETDPVLDGESYKEENDHKAAETTEKEAEATEKAAAAVVAKPRQGGPGRKESPAMYNHVIEETASKLLEKRKNKVRALAGAFQTVIDYESSSK; encoded by the coding sequence ATGGCAACAACTAAAGCAAAAGAAAACAGTGGTTTGGGGAAGGAAAGAAGGATCACAGCTCCAAGTTCTGTCACAATTCCTACTCATACTCCAACCAAAAGAACTCCAAAATCATCCCCTAGAGGCCTTATCTCTTCCACTGATCCaaaactttcttcttcttctccttctccttcttcctcttcttcttcctctactcTTTCTCTTTCCGTTCTCCCCGAAAAACACATTCCGAATTATCTCAAGTCGACAGCCAGCTCCCGCCATGACCATAACTTTAAGCCAGTAACCAGGAGTAAGTCTGGCCCAGCACCAATACCTGAGGGCAAACCTAGTTTGAATAGAAGAAGATCTTTCGATAAACCTCCCTCGACCGCACCACGTTTGGGGAAACCGTTTCGATCGCCTGGACCGAGGAATAGGGCTGCTCATGTTCCGGTTCGGTCGTCCTCTTTTGGGGCTAAACCTTCCACCACCACAATTGTCAATTCTACAAAGCCTGGTTTTCTGGATAGATCATCATCTAAAATCTCTAAGGTGGGAGGGAAACCACAGCAACCAATTCATAGTTTGAAAAGTAGTAATAGTAATGTAAAGAAAAGCTTGAAAAGAGAATCTAGCAATGCTGCTGCTTCTGCTTCTGTTTCTGCTTCTGCTTCTGCTTCTGCTTCAGCTTCAGCAGAAATCGTTCCCAAGACTAAGAATGCTGTTGAACATGTAGATCACAGTCCATCTTTCGTTCTCGGTGTTAACGAAGAGGATTTGAAAAAGATCGAGTGCGAACTCGATCCTTATCTGCCTGATCCAATGCCTGAATTGGACAAACAACTTAGAATCGATCAGGTGGAAAAGAAGGCAGTTTTGGATAAAGATGAGGCTGACACAGAAACCTTCAAAGTAGTTGTTGCTAATAAAGAAGTGGAAGAAATTCCAGAGGCAGCCGAGACTGAAATTTCATTAACGAATCGAGAACGAGACGAAGTGGAAGGAGAAGAGGAGAAACCAGAGAGAATTGCAGTGGAAAAAGAGGAAGTTGTTGGATCAGAGGAAATTAACACAAACAACAAGAATGATCAAGAGAAGAGTGAAACAGATCCTGTTTTAGATGGGGAGAGTTACAAGGAAGAAAATGATCACAAGGCGGCCGAGACAACAGAGAAAGAGGCCGAAGCGACCGAGAAAGCGGCAGCGGCAGTGGTAGCAAAACCGCGACAAGGAGGACCAGGGAGAAAAGAGTCTCCAGCAATGTACAATCATGTAATAGAGGAGACAGCAAGTAAGCTTTTGGAAAAGAGGAAGAACAAGGTAAGAGCATTGGCTGGGGCATTTCAGACAGTCATTGATTATGAATCTTCATCTAAATGA